One part of the uncultured Bacteroides sp. genome encodes these proteins:
- a CDS encoding tetratricopeptide repeat protein, whose translation MEEHPDSSLSMLHSIKNPQKLSEKDYALYALLVTQAMDKNDLDLTKDTLSDYAVRFFGQSKDSVHAYKAFFYAGRVNEEMKNANQAINYYLKAESFAKNSKDYKYLYLINYYLGNLYILQNLFKDGTKTHKETYKYALALNNKTYECLSLNRIGFGYFCLEKNDSALIYMLKALKIVPQNNKNLISDIYFRICRIYCKTSKYEAALHYYNKVMECKPKEEDLGPYYSAAGEIYYKIGKYDSAAYYLKKSTNSNDIFTVASAYTLLADTYEAQKDMSKALDCSKKFSLYRDTIDAQTQSEAIIQTQAIYKHDKLKDENLLLKQNKIEKNKSFYRLSLFTSILILLGGILYFINYKRIQKQKEQIRRNLELLQEIKIEELKKEKELINKEAELKTEFYKRLNSISIPGLINSSDSNKEEQSNNHIKLTEQDWNRIIENTDTVFNNFTKRLKETFPKMNEMDIRLCCLIKVQLSQSEMADILNIEKVSIKRRKLRIRKDKMMINDGRILDEIVLNF comes from the coding sequence ATGGAAGAACACCCAGATAGTTCTCTATCAATGCTACACAGCATAAAAAACCCGCAAAAGTTATCCGAAAAAGACTATGCACTCTATGCATTACTGGTTACGCAAGCAATGGACAAAAACGACCTTGATCTGACCAAAGATACTTTATCGGACTATGCAGTTCGTTTCTTTGGCCAAAGCAAAGATTCCGTACATGCATACAAAGCTTTTTTTTACGCAGGAAGAGTAAATGAAGAAATGAAAAATGCCAATCAGGCAATAAACTATTATCTCAAGGCAGAAAGTTTTGCAAAAAACAGCAAAGATTATAAATACCTATACCTTATTAATTACTATTTAGGTAACTTATATATTCTACAAAATCTTTTCAAAGACGGTACCAAAACTCATAAAGAAACATATAAATACGCTTTAGCCTTAAATAATAAAACTTATGAATGTCTGTCCTTAAATAGAATAGGATTTGGATATTTCTGTCTAGAGAAAAATGATAGCGCTTTAATTTACATGCTAAAAGCTTTAAAAATAGTTCCTCAAAATAATAAAAATCTTATATCTGATATATACTTTAGAATATGTAGGATATACTGCAAAACATCTAAATATGAAGCAGCATTGCACTATTATAATAAAGTTATGGAATGTAAGCCAAAAGAAGAAGATCTAGGACCTTATTACTCTGCAGCAGGAGAGATCTATTATAAAATAGGAAAATATGATTCTGCTGCTTACTATTTAAAGAAAAGTACAAACAGTAATGACATTTTTACAGTAGCATCAGCATATACACTTTTAGCAGATACATATGAAGCACAAAAAGATATGAGTAAGGCTCTTGATTGCAGTAAGAAATTTAGTCTATATAGAGATACGATTGACGCACAAACTCAAAGTGAAGCGATTATTCAAACACAAGCAATATACAAACATGATAAATTAAAAGATGAAAATCTGCTTTTAAAACAAAATAAAATAGAGAAAAACAAATCTTTTTACAGGCTTAGCTTATTTACTAGTATTCTTATTCTATTGGGAGGTATTTTGTACTTCATAAATTATAAAAGAATACAAAAACAGAAAGAACAAATCAGACGAAATTTAGAGTTATTACAAGAGATAAAAATAGAAGAATTAAAAAAAGAAAAAGAACTTATAAACAAAGAAGCTGAATTAAAAACGGAATTTTATAAACGACTAAATTCAATAAGTATCCCAGGACTTATAAATTCATCCGATAGCAATAAAGAAGAACAATCCAACAATCACATCAAATTAACAGAACAAGATTGGAATAGAATTATTGAAAATACTGATACTGTATTCAATAATTTCACGAAACGCCTAAAAGAAACCTTCCCCAAAATGAATGAGATGGATATTCGCTTGTGTTGCTTAATTAAAGTCCAGTTATCTCAATCTGAAATGGCAGATATTCTAAACATTGAAAAGGTCTCTATTAAAAGAAGAAAATTGCGTATCAGAAAAGATAAAATGATGATAAATGACGGAAGAATATTAGATGAAATTGTTCTGAATTTCTAA
- a CDS encoding outer membrane beta-barrel protein gives MKKITLLIFILVSIVIDANAQFGVKAGYSMSKSTGTDGSFLPGFYVGGLYDIKVSKSFYIQPQLLFSSEGTKYKQGSNTYLTEHAYFAELPVLASYRVYLNNNSSFNFNLGPYASVGLFGKTKYGSIKENTFQSGVDRVDYGIKAGIDYEMNHLIYSISYKQGLQDFDIYGKGKTLNLSVGIGYKF, from the coding sequence ATGAAAAAAATCACATTATTAATCTTCATTTTAGTATCTATAGTTATAGATGCAAATGCACAGTTTGGCGTTAAAGCCGGTTATTCAATGTCAAAATCAACAGGAACGGATGGAAGTTTCCTTCCTGGATTTTATGTTGGAGGGTTATATGATATAAAAGTATCTAAATCATTTTATATCCAGCCACAATTATTGTTTTCATCAGAGGGAACAAAGTACAAGCAAGGAAGCAATACTTATTTAACAGAACACGCTTACTTTGCCGAACTACCGGTTCTTGCCTCATACAGAGTGTATCTAAATAACAATAGCAGTTTTAATTTTAACCTCGGTCCGTATGCTTCTGTTGGTTTATTTGGTAAAACAAAATATGGAAGTATTAAGGAAAATACATTTCAATCTGGTGTAGATCGAGTTGATTATGGTATAAAGGCCGGAATTGATTATGAAATGAATCATTTAATATATTCAATTAGCTACAAACAAGGCTTACAAGACTTTGATATTTACGGAAAGGGAAAAACACTGAACTTATCTGTAGGTATAGGATACAAATTCTAG
- a CDS encoding fumarate hydratase — MATPPFKYQAPFPMGKDETEYYLLTKEHVSVSEFEGKEILKVDAEGLTKLANAAFRDVAFMLRPEHQKQVAKILSDPEASENDKFVALTFLRNAEVAAKGKLPFCQDTGTAIIVGKKGQQVFTEGNDEEALSKGVYKTYTEENLRYSQNVPLDMYKEINTGCNLPAQIDLYAVQGAEYKFLCIAKGGGSANKTYLYQETKALLNPGKLVPFLVEKMKTLGTAACPPYHIAFCIGGTSAETNLKTVKLASAKYYDNLPTSGNEGGQAFRDVELEKQVLLEAQRMGLGAQFGGKYFAHDIRIVRLPRHGASCPVGMGVSCSADRNIKAKINKDGIWIEKMEDNPGQYIPEELRNAGEGDAVKINLNQPMADILKELDKYPVSTRLSLNGTIIVGRDIAHAKLNERIEAGLGLPQYIKDHPIYYAGPAKTPAGMPSGSFGPTTAGRMDSYVDLFQENGGSMIMIAKGNRSQQVTDACQKHGGFYLGSIGGPAAILAQNNIKKVECLEYPELGMEAIWKIEVENFPAFILVDNKGNDFFKQIKPICVSCK; from the coding sequence ATGGCAACACCCCCGTTTAAGTATCAGGCTCCGTTCCCAATGGGAAAAGATGAAACTGAGTATTATTTACTTACCAAAGAACATGTTTCAGTAAGTGAATTCGAAGGAAAAGAAATCCTTAAGGTAGATGCAGAAGGACTAACAAAGTTGGCTAATGCTGCTTTCCGTGATGTAGCTTTTATGCTACGTCCTGAACATCAGAAACAAGTAGCTAAGATTCTTTCTGATCCGGAAGCTAGTGAAAATGATAAATTTGTAGCGTTAACTTTCCTTAGAAATGCAGAAGTTGCTGCAAAAGGAAAGCTTCCTTTCTGTCAGGATACCGGTACTGCAATTATTGTAGGTAAAAAAGGTCAGCAGGTTTTTACAGAAGGAAACGATGAAGAAGCTCTTTCAAAAGGTGTATATAAGACTTACACAGAAGAGAATCTTCGTTATTCTCAGAACGTTCCTTTGGATATGTACAAAGAGATTAATACAGGATGCAACCTTCCTGCACAAATCGATCTTTATGCAGTTCAAGGTGCTGAGTATAAATTCCTTTGCATAGCTAAAGGTGGTGGCTCGGCCAACAAAACATATTTGTATCAGGAAACTAAAGCATTACTTAACCCAGGTAAACTGGTTCCTTTCTTGGTTGAAAAGATGAAAACTCTTGGTACTGCGGCTTGTCCTCCTTACCACATTGCTTTCTGTATTGGTGGAACTTCTGCTGAAACTAACCTGAAAACTGTAAAACTGGCTTCTGCTAAATATTACGATAACTTACCAACTTCTGGAAATGAAGGCGGACAGGCTTTCCGTGATGTTGAACTAGAAAAGCAAGTACTTCTTGAAGCTCAACGTATGGGCTTAGGTGCGCAGTTTGGTGGTAAATACTTTGCTCATGATATTCGTATTGTCCGCTTGCCACGCCACGGAGCTTCTTGCCCAGTTGGTATGGGTGTATCTTGTTCTGCAGATAGAAATATCAAGGCTAAGATCAATAAAGACGGTATCTGGATTGAAAAGATGGAAGATAATCCAGGACAATACATCCCTGAAGAATTGCGTAACGCAGGCGAAGGTGATGCTGTAAAGATCAACTTGAACCAACCAATGGCTGATATCCTGAAGGAACTTGATAAATATCCTGTTTCAACTCGTTTGTCTTTGAACGGAACAATCATCGTTGGTCGTGACATTGCACATGCAAAACTGAACGAACGTATCGAAGCGGGTTTAGGTCTTCCTCAATACATTAAAGATCACCCAATCTATTACGCTGGTCCTGCTAAGACTCCAGCCGGAATGCCTTCTGGTTCTTTCGGACCAACAACTGCCGGACGTATGGACTCTTATGTTGATTTGTTCCAGGAAAATGGTGGTAGCATGATTATGATTGCTAAAGGTAACCGTAGCCAGCAAGTTACTGATGCTTGCCAGAAGCATGGTGGTTTCTACTTAGGTAGTATTGGTGGACCAGCTGCTATCCTTGCTCAGAATAACATTAAGAAGGTAGAATGTCTTGAATATCCTGAATTGGGTATGGAAGCTATCTGGAAGATTGAAGTTGAAAACTTCCCTGCATTTATCCTGGTTGATAATAAGGGTAACGACTTCTTCAAACAAATCAAACCGATTTGTGTTAGCTGTAAGTAA
- a CDS encoding DUF4954 family protein, with amino-acid sequence MKTYRILTEDEILQLKSQSCLADDWNNVFVSSDFNTAYVHHTRFSGNVKLGSFDGEFTLKGGIKKHAGLRHVTLHNVTVGDCCCIENIQNYIANYEIGDHTFIENVDIIMVDGVSKFGNGVEVAVLNETGGREVLINDKLSAHQAYILALYRHRPELINRIKEITDFYSNKHASDIGLIGSHVMIVNTGSIKNVRIGDYCYMEGTCRLKNGSINSNADAPVHIGYGVICEDFIISSGSHVDDGTMLSRCFVGQACQLGHNYSASDSLFFSNCQGENGEACAIFAGPFTVTHHKSTLLIAGMFSFMNAGSGSNQSNHMYKLGPIHQGTLERGAKTTSDSYILWPARVGAFSLVMGRHVNHADTSNLPFSYLIEQGNTTYLVPGVNLRSVGTIRDAQKWPKRDKRKDPNKLDYINYNLLSPYTIQKMFKGREILKELKRVSGETSEIYSFQSAKIKNSSLNKGIGFYEIAIQKFLGNSIIKRLEGVDFKNCEEIRARLKPDTEIGLGEWVDVSGLIAPKSEVDKLLDGIENGDINRLDEMNTSFETMHQNYYTYEWTWAYNKIQEFYKLNPDEITVQDIINIVNQWKEAVIGLDKMVYADAKKEFSLSSMTGFGADGSREEKEQDFEQVRGVFESNPFVTAVLKHIDDKTVLGNELINRIGHLA; translated from the coding sequence ATGAAAACGTATCGCATACTTACTGAGGATGAAATTCTTCAGTTGAAAAGTCAGTCGTGTTTGGCCGACGATTGGAACAATGTGTTTGTTTCATCAGATTTTAATACAGCTTATGTTCATCATACTCGCTTTTCGGGAAATGTTAAGCTAGGATCATTTGATGGCGAGTTTACCTTAAAAGGTGGAATAAAGAAACATGCAGGATTAAGACATGTCACTCTGCATAATGTAACTGTGGGTGATTGCTGTTGTATTGAAAATATTCAGAATTATATTGCAAACTACGAGATAGGCGACCATACATTCATCGAAAATGTAGATATTATAATGGTCGATGGAGTAAGCAAGTTTGGTAATGGGGTAGAGGTTGCAGTACTTAATGAAACCGGAGGCCGTGAAGTGCTGATTAATGATAAACTTTCAGCACATCAGGCATATATCCTGGCTCTTTATCGTCATCGTCCGGAACTGATTAACCGCATTAAGGAAATCACAGACTTCTATTCCAACAAACATGCATCTGATATCGGATTAATAGGTTCTCATGTAATGATTGTTAATACAGGATCCATCAAAAATGTTCGTATTGGCGATTATTGTTATATGGAAGGTACTTGTCGTTTAAAAAATGGTAGCATAAACAGTAATGCAGATGCACCGGTTCACATTGGATATGGAGTAATCTGTGAAGACTTTATAATATCTTCCGGTTCTCATGTTGATGATGGAACAATGCTGAGTCGTTGTTTTGTGGGGCAAGCTTGTCAGTTGGGGCATAACTATTCTGCTTCCGATTCTTTGTTCTTTAGCAACTGTCAGGGGGAGAATGGTGAAGCTTGTGCTATTTTTGCCGGACCGTTTACTGTTACCCATCATAAATCTACATTACTTATTGCGGGTATGTTTTCGTTTATGAATGCAGGTTCAGGTTCTAACCAAAGTAATCACATGTATAAACTTGGGCCAATCCATCAAGGAACATTAGAACGCGGAGCAAAAACCACTTCCGATTCATATATACTGTGGCCGGCACGTGTAGGAGCTTTCTCACTAGTGATGGGACGTCATGTTAATCATGCCGATACTTCAAATCTTCCTTTCTCTTATCTGATAGAGCAGGGAAATACTACATACTTGGTTCCGGGAGTTAATTTGCGAAGTGTAGGAACCATTCGTGATGCTCAGAAATGGCCGAAACGTGATAAACGTAAAGATCCTAATAAACTCGATTATATTAATTATAATCTTCTTAGTCCGTATACCATTCAGAAAATGTTTAAAGGGCGAGAAATTCTGAAAGAACTGAAACGGGTGTCTGGTGAAACTTCCGAAATCTATTCATTCCAAAGTGCCAAGATAAAGAACAGCTCTTTGAATAAAGGTATTGGTTTTTATGAGATTGCTATACAAAAGTTTTTGGGTAATTCAATAATAAAGAGACTTGAAGGTGTTGATTTTAAAAATTGTGAAGAGATTCGTGCCCGCTTAAAGCCGGATACCGAAATCGGTTTGGGCGAGTGGGTAGATGTTTCCGGATTGATTGCTCCCAAAAGTGAAGTTGATAAACTATTGGATGGAATTGAGAATGGAGATATTAACCGTCTGGATGAAATGAATACCTCTTTTGAAACGATGCACCAAAACTATTATACCTATGAATGGACATGGGCATATAATAAAATACAGGAATTCTATAAACTGAATCCGGATGAGATAACTGTTCAGGATATTATCAATATTGTTAATCAGTGGAAAGAAGCTGTTATTGGATTGGACAAGATGGTTTATGCCGATGCTAAAAAGGAATTCTCATTATCATCCATGACAGGATTTGGTGCCGACGGTTCACGTGAGGAAAAGGAACAGGATTTTGAGCAGGTAAGAGGAGTCTTTGAAAGCAATCCTTTTGTTACAGCCGTTCTGAAGCATATTGACGATAAAACTGTTCTGGGCAATGAACTGATTAATAGAATTGGTCATTTAGCTTAA
- the hflX gene encoding GTPase HflX, giving the protein MKEFVISEAQTEKAVLVALITQTQDERKTNEYLEELAFLAETAGAEVVRKFTQRLDTANSVTFVGKGKLQEIKEYITENEEIGMVIFDDELSAKQLRNIEAELQVKILDRTSLILDIFAMRAQTANAKTQVELAQYKYMLPRLTRLWTHLERQSGSSGGGKGGSVGLRGPGETQLEMDKRIILNRMSLLKQQLVEIDRQKATQRKNRGRMIRVALVGYTNVGKSTLMNLMAKSEVFAENKLFATLDTTVRKVIINNLPFLLSDTVGFIRKLPTDLVESFKSTLDEVREADLLVHVVDISHPGFEEQIEVVSKTLNDIGGGGKPCILVFNKVDAYTYIKKEEDDLTPKTKENRTLYELESTWMAKLNKNCIFISAREKENIDELKDLLYEKVKELHVQRFPYNDFLFQIYDEDISE; this is encoded by the coding sequence ATGAAAGAATTTGTTATTTCCGAAGCGCAAACAGAGAAGGCTGTTTTGGTTGCTCTGATCACCCAGACACAGGATGAGAGAAAAACGAATGAATACCTTGAGGAACTTGCTTTTCTTGCCGAGACGGCAGGGGCGGAGGTGGTGCGTAAATTCACGCAAAGACTGGATACTGCAAACTCTGTAACCTTTGTGGGGAAGGGAAAATTGCAGGAAATAAAAGAGTATATTACCGAAAATGAAGAAATAGGGATGGTCATCTTTGATGATGAACTTTCTGCGAAACAACTTCGTAATATTGAAGCTGAACTGCAAGTGAAGATACTCGACCGTACTTCACTGATTCTTGATATATTCGCCATGCGTGCTCAAACAGCAAATGCTAAGACGCAGGTAGAGCTGGCACAGTACAAATACATGTTGCCACGATTAACACGTTTATGGACTCACTTGGAACGACAGAGCGGTAGCTCCGGCGGTGGTAAAGGGGGTTCTGTGGGGCTTCGTGGACCGGGTGAAACACAGCTCGAAATGGATAAGCGTATTATCCTTAACAGAATGTCTCTTCTTAAACAGCAACTGGTGGAAATAGACAGACAGAAAGCTACTCAAAGAAAGAATCGTGGAAGGATGATCCGTGTAGCATTGGTTGGATATACAAACGTAGGAAAATCAACGTTAATGAATTTGATGGCCAAGAGTGAGGTCTTTGCAGAGAATAAACTTTTTGCCACACTCGATACTACTGTACGTAAGGTAATTATTAATAATCTTCCTTTCCTGCTGTCAGACACTGTTGGGTTTATCCGCAAATTGCCAACTGATTTGGTTGAATCCTTTAAATCAACATTGGATGAAGTTAGAGAAGCCGACTTGTTAGTGCATGTTGTTGATATCTCTCACCCGGGATTTGAAGAGCAGATTGAAGTGGTAAGCAAAACTCTCAATGATATTGGTGGAGGCGGAAAGCCTTGTATTCTTGTCTTTAATAAAGTAGATGCGTATACTTACATAAAGAAAGAAGAGGATGATCTGACTCCAAAGACAAAAGAGAATAGAACTCTTTACGAACTGGAAAGTACATGGATGGCTAAACTCAATAAGAACTGTATTTTTATCTCTGCCCGTGAAAAAGAAAATATTGATGAGTTGAAAGATTTGTTGTATGAAAAGGTTAAGGAACTGCATGTACAGAGATTCCCTTATAATGATTTCCTTTTCCAGATCTACGATGAAGATATAAGCGAATAA